In one Labrys wisconsinensis genomic region, the following are encoded:
- a CDS encoding glutathione S-transferase N-terminal domain-containing protein: MTDLSAFPTAVKWPAHHPDRIQLYSFPTPNGVKISAVLEELGLRYEAHRVDIMANETWTPDFLSLNPNGKIPAIVDPDGPGRQPIALFESGAILLYLAEKTGRLLPADSARRYETIQWLFFQTVAVGPMFGQLGFFCKFAGKAIEDKRPLDRFLGETKRLLGVLDTRLAAGKWIMGDEYTIADISLFGWVRILLGMYGARELVDFDSLEHVPAWLERGLARPAVARGLEIPA, encoded by the coding sequence ATGACTGACCTTTCAGCATTCCCGACTGCCGTCAAATGGCCGGCGCATCACCCCGACAGGATCCAGCTCTATTCATTCCCAACACCCAATGGCGTGAAGATCTCGGCGGTGCTGGAGGAACTGGGACTGCGGTATGAGGCGCACCGCGTCGATATCATGGCCAACGAAACATGGACGCCGGATTTTCTTTCGCTCAATCCCAACGGCAAGATCCCGGCAATCGTCGACCCTGATGGTCCCGGCCGCCAGCCGATCGCGCTGTTTGAATCCGGTGCGATCCTGCTCTATCTCGCCGAGAAAACGGGCCGGCTGCTACCGGCCGATTCGGCTCGCCGATACGAAACGATCCAGTGGTTGTTCTTCCAGACCGTCGCAGTCGGTCCGATGTTCGGGCAACTCGGCTTTTTCTGCAAGTTTGCCGGCAAAGCCATCGAAGATAAGCGGCCGCTCGATCGATTCCTCGGCGAGACCAAGCGCCTGCTCGGCGTCCTCGACACCCGTCTCGCAGCGGGCAAATGGATCATGGGTGACGAGTATACGATCGCCGACATCTCACTGTTCGGCTGGGTCCGCATTCTCCTTGGAATGTACGGGGCGCGTGAGCTCGTCGATTTCGACAGCCTCGAGCACGTTCCGGCCTGGCTCGAGCGGGGGCTGGCCCGTCCGGCGGTGGCACGCGGGTTGGAAATCCCCGCCTGA
- a CDS encoding muconolactone Delta-isomerase, with the protein MLYFVEIDVKIPAEIDPSRLEDMKAREKIASSEYQRSGEWLHLWRIAGKFGNISIFDVSDHDRLHEILWSLPLFPFMTIRVLPLARHPAAIDRPPA; encoded by the coding sequence ATGCTCTACTTTGTCGAAATCGACGTCAAAATTCCTGCCGAGATCGATCCATCTCGGCTCGAAGATATGAAAGCGCGCGAGAAGATCGCCTCAAGCGAGTATCAGCGTTCGGGCGAGTGGTTGCATCTCTGGCGGATCGCGGGGAAGTTCGGCAATATTTCGATCTTCGACGTGTCGGATCACGATCGTCTACACGAAATCCTGTGGTCGTTGCCGTTGTTCCCATTCATGACGATCCGGGTGCTGCCGCTCGCGCGCCACCCCGCGGCCATCGATCGACCTCCGGCCTGA
- a CDS encoding quinone oxidoreductase family protein, with amino-acid sequence MRAMRAESFGGYPNLKLVNLPKPAPSEGQLLVRMTAAGVTPLDHTILTGHFPLSTAPLVLGNEGAGVIEGGDADFPDGTRVLFFGPFGVFENGTYSEYVAVPKELLFRIPDNIEDAAAAGIPVAYLTAYIALMNAGFEAGKVILAPAIGGSVGNAVTQLARALGAKHAISSTTNHDKADEAKALGFADVIDLSVEGLAAGVNRITDNYGADIVIDAIGGKILSEALTILAQGGSLTTLGYAGGQETTINVTNLIWKVASIKGFLLFAESVATRAAAWSAISKLLASGQVKPIVAKTFALENAADAMRHLMELRPLGRVILTI; translated from the coding sequence ATGCGCGCGATGAGAGCAGAAAGCTTTGGTGGCTACCCGAACCTTAAGCTCGTTAACCTGCCCAAGCCCGCGCCATCCGAAGGACAGCTCCTCGTGCGGATGACGGCAGCGGGGGTTACCCCGCTCGATCATACGATCCTTACCGGCCACTTTCCGTTGTCGACCGCACCCCTGGTGCTCGGAAACGAAGGAGCCGGTGTCATCGAAGGTGGTGACGCGGACTTTCCCGACGGGACTCGCGTGCTGTTCTTCGGTCCGTTCGGCGTGTTCGAAAATGGCACCTATTCAGAATACGTTGCGGTGCCGAAGGAGTTGCTGTTCCGCATACCCGATAACATCGAGGACGCTGCCGCCGCCGGCATTCCAGTGGCTTATCTGACGGCATACATCGCGTTGATGAACGCTGGATTCGAAGCCGGAAAGGTCATCCTTGCACCGGCAATCGGGGGCTCGGTCGGCAATGCCGTGACCCAGTTGGCCCGGGCACTGGGCGCAAAGCACGCCATCTCTTCGACCACCAACCATGACAAGGCCGACGAAGCCAAGGCTCTTGGATTCGCCGACGTCATCGACCTCTCCGTGGAGGGGCTGGCAGCAGGCGTCAATCGCATCACCGACAACTACGGCGCTGACATCGTGATCGACGCGATTGGCGGCAAGATCCTAAGCGAGGCGCTGACGATCCTGGCACAGGGCGGATCGCTCACGACGCTTGGCTATGCGGGCGGGCAGGAAACCACAATCAACGTGACGAACCTCATCTGGAAGGTCGCGAGCATCAAAGGCTTTCTGCTCTTCGCCGAAAGCGTCGCCACGCGTGCCGCCGCATGGTCGGCCATCTCGAAGCTGCTCGCATCCGGTCAGGTCAAGCCCATCGTCGCGAAGACGTTTGCTCTCGAGAACGCCGCGGACGCGATGCGGCATCTGATGGAGCTGCGTCCGCTCGGCCGGGTCATCCTGACGATCTGA
- a CDS encoding glutathione S-transferase family protein, with amino-acid sequence MKIYDRSGFPNPSRIRVVLAEKGLETQIEFVTVDLIGAEHKQAPFLAMNPSGKIPLLELDDGTLISESTAITEYFDNLDGNPTLTGKTPREKAMIHMMQKRAETELMDGVDGYFHYATAGLGPLMQPYVSPEWAGRKEWGERQGARAVRGMKYFDGVLKSRTFVAGDTFSMADITVFASLNFAEAAGLAIPEECTALVAWRSKVAELPSVKNRSGQAFLPEDLKRFGL; translated from the coding sequence ATGAAAATCTATGACCGTTCGGGTTTTCCCAACCCCTCACGCATCCGCGTTGTCCTGGCCGAAAAGGGTCTGGAGACCCAAATTGAGTTCGTGACTGTCGATCTGATCGGCGCTGAGCACAAGCAGGCCCCGTTCCTGGCGATGAACCCCTCCGGGAAAATCCCGCTCTTGGAGCTTGATGACGGCACTCTGATTTCCGAGTCCACAGCCATCACCGAATACTTCGACAATCTGGATGGCAATCCGACTCTCACCGGCAAGACGCCGCGTGAAAAAGCCATGATCCACATGATGCAAAAACGCGCCGAAACCGAGCTTATGGACGGAGTGGATGGTTATTTTCACTACGCAACGGCCGGCCTCGGCCCGCTTATGCAGCCCTATGTGAGCCCTGAATGGGCCGGCAGAAAGGAATGGGGCGAAAGGCAGGGTGCCAGGGCCGTCCGGGGCATGAAGTATTTCGACGGAGTGCTGAAAAGCCGGACCTTCGTTGCAGGCGACACGTTCTCGATGGCGGATATCACCGTCTTCGCAAGCCTTAACTTTGCCGAGGCTGCCGGACTTGCCATTCCGGAAGAATGCACGGCGCTTGTCGCCTGGCGATCGAAGGTCGCGGAGCTGCCGAGCGTAAAGAATCGCAGCGGTCAGGCATTTTTACCCGAAGACCTCAAGCGCTTCGGTCTCTGA